The following proteins are encoded in a genomic region of Nicotiana sylvestris chromosome 4, ASM39365v2, whole genome shotgun sequence:
- the LOC104229595 gene encoding uncharacterized protein, producing the protein MEKEVAVTEAAVNHSAADKEANKPIINSEPIINEGSSQKNLGSTSAELEEANKVNARIGEQEKKISEDNSILHSSAVKSQVDTNNEQEKESSLGESTSSSSLAKKNEIDRPDFDQVLSPGDLNGQESPKPAMSDLNEKKADCVKGDLKSLRESNENLDEALYEEEAEPVFDGTEEPGMGVNRSLSARSVHRDLGAHGSVWPDKAVALTNFVRSKSTVAVSTVLRRLSAKSDDGKDVTDEEDKRKCNENNAAASQEHEMQAVSQKTAERPGWNPLSLIGILRDDNGNRTEEKNEVSQEAVLPIAMKGRIILYTRLGCQESREVRLFLHRKRLRYVEVNIDVYPSRKMELEKIAGDSSVPRVFFNEVLIGGWSELKSMDESGKLMEKIEYVVDEAPSFEAPLPPLSGEDDLPSSGSMDELAIIVKKMKQSIVVKDRFYKLRRFTNCFLGSEAVDFLSEDQYLEREEAVEFGRKLASNLFFQHVLDENVFEDGNHLYRFLDDDPFVSQCQNIPRGLTEVKPKPIIEISSRLRFLSHAIFEAYASEDGRHVDYRSIHGSEEFARYLRITEELQRVNLKDMPREEKLAFFINLYNMMAIHAILVWGHPSGPMERRKLFGEFKYVICGCTYSLSAIQNGTLRSNQRPPYNLIKPFGVKDKRLKVVLPYPEPLIHFALVSGTRSGPALRCYSPGNIDKELVEAAHDFLRFGGLIVDLTTKVAYVSKILRWFSVDFGKNEVEVLKHAANYLESSESQALLELLANSQLKVVYQPYDWGLNH; encoded by the exons ATGGAAAAAGAAGTTGCTGTTACAGAAGCTGCAGTCAATCATTCCGCTGCTGACAAAGAAGCAAATAAACCAATTATTAACAGTGAACCTATTATAAATGAAGGTTCTAGCCAGAAGAATTTAGGGAGTACATCAGCCGAACTGGAGGAAGCAAATAAGGTGAATGCTCGAATAGGTGAACAGGAAAAGAAAATCTCTGAAGATAATTCTATTTTGCATTCCAGTGCTGTGAAGAGTCAGGTTGATACAAATAATGAACAGGAAAAGGAGAGTTCTTTAGGTGAAAGCACGTCAAGTTCTTCACTTGCTAAGAAAAACGAGATTGATAGACCCGACTTCGATCAAGTTCTCTCCCCAGGGGATCTGAATGGACAGGAAAGTCCCAAACCAGCGATGTCTGATTTGAATGAAAAGAAGGCTGATTGTGTTAAAGGTGACCTAAAAAGTCTTCGGGAATCTAATGAGAATCTTGACGAAGCTCTTTACGAGGAGGAAGCAGAACCTGTCTTTGATGGAACAGAAGAACCTGGGATGGGTGTTAATAGGAGTTTATCAGCCCGTTCTGTACATCGTGACTTAGGGGCACATGGATCTGTTTGGCCTGATAAAGCAGTGGCTCTTACAAACTTTGTTAGATCGAAGAGTACAGTTGCTGTCAGTACGGTTCTACGTCGCCTTTCTGCTAAAAGCGATGATGGGAAAGATGTTACTGATGAAGAAGATAAGCGTAAATGCAACGAGAATAACGCTGCTGCATCACAAGAGCATGAAATGCAAGCTGTGTCTCAGAAAACTGCAGAACGACCTGGGTGGAATCCCCTCAGCTTAATTGGGATTTTACGTGATGATAATGGAAACAGAACCGAAGAGAAGAATGAGGTCTCACAAGAAGCAGTTTTACCAATAGCTATGAAGGGACGAATTATATTGTATACGAGGTTGGGATGCCAGGAAAGTAGAGAGGTAAGACTTTTTCTACACAGGAAAAGACTCAGATACGTTGAGGTTAACATTGATGTGTATCCTAGTAGAAAGATGGAACTGGAGAAAATTGCTGGTGATTCTTCTGTTCCTCGAGTATTCTTTAATGAAGTTCTAATAGGTGGATGGAGTGAATTAAAGAGCATGGATGAGTCTGGAAAGCTCATGGAGAAGATTGAATATGTTGTTGATGAAGCACCATCTTTTGAAGCTCCTCTACCACCTCTTTCCGGTGAAGATGATTTGCCTAGTAGTGGGTCCATGGATGAGCTAGCTATTATTGTTAAGAAAATGAAACAGTCTATTGTTGTAAAGGACCGGTTTTATAAGCTGCGCAGATTCACCAATTGTTTCCTGGGATCAGAAGCTGTGGATTTCCTGTCCGAAGATCAGTACTTGGAAAGAGAAGAG GCTGTTGAATTTGGTAGGAAGCTCGCAAGCAATCTTTTCTTCCAACATGTACTTGA TGAAAATGTGTTTGAAGATGGCAACCATTTGTATCGTTTCCTCGATGATGATCCCTTTGTATCTCAATGTCAGAACATCCCAAGGGGTTTAACAGAAGTGAAGCCCAAACCCATAATAGAAATTTCATCTAGGTTGAGATTTTTGTCTCATGCAATTTTCGAAGCTTATGCATCAGAAGATGGGAGGCACGTTGATTATAGAAGCATCCATGGCAGCGAGGAATTTGCAAG ATACTTGAGAATAACTGAGGAGCTTCAAAGAGTGAACTTGAAAGACATGCCTAGGGAGGAGAAGCTTGCCTTTTTTATTAATCTCTACAACATGATGGCCATTCATGCAATATTGGTTTGGGGGCATCCCTCTGGACCAATGGAGAGAAGAAAATTATTTGGGGAGTTCAAATATGTCATTTGTGGGTGCACATATTCACTATCAGCTATCCAGAATGGAACCTTAAGGAGCAATCAGAGACCACCATACAATCTAATCAAACCGTTTGGAGTAAAAGACAAGCGTCTTAAG GTAGTTCTTCCTTATCCAGAGCCTCTTATTCATTTTGCTCTGGTTAGTGGTACGCGATCTGGGCCTGCTCTTCGATGCTATTCACCTGGAAACATAGATAAAGAGCTCGTGGAAGCTGCCCATGATTTCTTAAGATTTGGAGGACTAATTGTTGATCTTACAACCAAGGTTGCATATGTTAGTAAAATCTTGAGATG GTTTAGTGTTGATTTTGGAAAGAATGAGGTTGAAGTATTGAAACACGCTGCAAATTACTTGGAGTCATCGGAATCTCAAGCTTTACTGGAGTTGCTCGCCAACAGTCAGTTGAAGGTGGTGTACCAGCCTTATGACTGGGGACTGAATCACTAG